A window of Acidobacteriota bacterium genomic DNA:
CAGCGGCCGTGCTCTGCCCGGGAGCAAAGCACGACACAGCGAGCGAAAGCCAGCGTCCCCGCTAGGGGTGGCGAGCCACCCGCGCGATCTCGAAGGCACAATCTCCCTGCACCGCGACGGGTATGCCTTCGTCACGCCCGATCCAGCGTTGCCCTCCGGGGCCGATGTTTTTATCCCGCCACCGTTCGTAGCGGGAGCGATGCCCGGCGATCGCGTCCGCGTCCGCGTGCGGCCCGGCAGTCGCGCCGACCGGCTCGAAGGTCAGGTCGTCAACATCCTGCAGCGGGCACATACGTCCGTGGTCGGCATCTTTCACCGCGATGTGCGCGGCGACTACGTCCAGCCGCTCGATGCGCGCTTGCGCGAGCGCATCCGCATATCGTCCGAAGGCCAGGCGAAGCCTGGCAAGCCCTCGCGCCACCGCGTCATCGGTGACCAGTCCCGCGCGCACACTTCCGGCGACCTCGACGGCATGGTGGTCGATGTCGAGCTTACGCGCTTCGCCACCGGCGTCGCGCCCGCGCAGGGTCGCATCCTCGAAGTCCTCGGCCGCCGCGACGATTTCGGCGTCGACGTCGAGATCATCATCCGCAAGCATTACCTGCCCCACCGCTTCAGCGAGTCCGCGCTGGCGGAGGCGGCGGCGATTCCCGCCGCCATCGCGGAAGCGGTCCTGCTCGACCGCCGTGATTTCCGTTCCTTGCCCATCGTCACTATCGACGGCGAGTCGGCCCGCGATTTCGACGACGCCGTCCTCGTCCGTCCCCTCGCCGGCGGCCACTTCGAGCTGCAAGTGCACATCGCCGACGTCGCCCATTACGTCCAGCCCGGCTCCGCCATCGACGAAGATGCCCGCCAGCGCGGCACCTCCGTCTACTTCCCGGACCGCGCCGTGCCCATGCTGCCGCTCGAGCTCTCGACCAACCTCTGCAGTCTGCGGCCGCACGAAGACCGGCTGACCATGTCCTGCCTCATGGAAATTGACGCCGAGGGCAAGATCGTCAGCCATGAGCTCATGCCCGGCGTCATCCGCTCCGCCGCCCGCATGACCTATACCCAGGTCAACGCCATCCTCGAAGGCGACACCGCGCTGCGCCACGAGTTCGCGCCCCTGGTTGCAGGCTTCGAGGCCATGGCCGCGCTGCAGAAAGTGCTCTATGCCGCCCGCATGCGCCGCGGCTCCATCGACTTCGATCTGCCCGAACCCGAAATCGCTTTTGACGAGTTCGGCCTGATGCGCTCCATCGTCAAATCCGAGCGCAACATCGCCCATCGCCTCATCGAAGAGTTCATGCTCGCCGCCGCCGAAACCGTCGCCCGCCATCTGCGTGCCGCAGGCGCAGGCCGGGCTGGGGACCCCGGGGCCCCCAACCCGGCCGAGCCTCAAGCGGGTGGCGTGGCGCAGCCACGCCAGGCCCCGCGCCAATCAATCGTCGAGTCGGTTTACCGCATTCACGAGCAGCCGGAGTTGAAAAAGGTCCTCGATTTCGAGCAAACCGCCGCCGCCTTCGGCTATTCGCTTGGCCTGGGGCCACTCCCCGTAAAGCAAATGCGGGTAGGCGGCCGTAGCGTGTCGATTCCACAGGAAGGCAAGTTCCGCATCTCGCCGCGCCATTACCAGCGCCTGGCCGAAAAAGTCGCCGGCAAGCCCGAGGAGCGCATTCTGTCGTTTC
This region includes:
- the rnr gene encoding ribonuclease R, which produces SGRALPGSKARHSERKPASPLGVASHPRDLEGTISLHRDGYAFVTPDPALPSGADVFIPPPFVAGAMPGDRVRVRVRPGSRADRLEGQVVNILQRAHTSVVGIFHRDVRGDYVQPLDARLRERIRISSEGQAKPGKPSRHRVIGDQSRAHTSGDLDGMVVDVELTRFATGVAPAQGRILEVLGRRDDFGVDVEIIIRKHYLPHRFSESALAEAAAIPAAIAEAVLLDRRDFRSLPIVTIDGESARDFDDAVLVRPLAGGHFELQVHIADVAHYVQPGSAIDEDARQRGTSVYFPDRAVPMLPLELSTNLCSLRPHEDRLTMSCLMEIDAEGKIVSHELMPGVIRSAARMTYTQVNAILEGDTALRHEFAPLVAGFEAMAALQKVLYAARMRRGSIDFDLPEPEIAFDEFGLMRSIVKSERNIAHRLIEEFMLAAAETVARHLRAAGAGRAGDPGAPNPAEPQAGGVAQPRQAPRQSIVESVYRIHEQPELKKVLDFEQTAAAFGYSLGLGPLPVKQMRVGGRSVSIPQEGKFRISPRHYQRLAEKVAGKPEERILSFLMLRSLKQARYSANNAGHFALATDCYTHFTSPIRRYPDLMVHRILKSLLASEQPPPDLRSRESLEPKCRRCSEQEREADDAERELMDWKKVRFMEQRLGDEFPALILHANRDGFFVELEDQFIEGLVPASALDDDRYYFRSATQEWIGERSRRRYRLGARLTVRVDRIDPVRMQIHFAPVPAP